Proteins from a single region of Equus asinus isolate D_3611 breed Donkey chromosome 17, EquAss-T2T_v2, whole genome shotgun sequence:
- the PYGM gene encoding glycogen phosphorylase, muscle form: MSRPLTDQEKRKQISVRGLAGVENVTELKKNFNRHLHFTLVKDRNVATPRDYYFALAHTVRDHLVGRWIRTQQHYYEKDPKRIYYLSLEFYIGRTLQNTMVNLALENACDEATYQLGLDMEELEEIEEDAGLGNGGLGRLAACFLDSMATLGLAAYGYGIRYEFGIFNQKICGGWQMEEADDWLRYGNPWEKARPEFMLPVHFYGHVEHTSHGVEWVDTQVVLAMPYDTPVPGYRNNFVNTMRLWSAKAPNDFNLKDFNVGGYIQAVLDRNLAENISRVLYPNDNFFEGKELRLKQEYFVVAATLQDIIRRFKSSKFGCRDPVRTNFDAFPDKVAIQLNDTHPSLAIPELMRILVDLERLEWDKAWDVTVRTCAYTNHTVLPEALERWPVHLIETLLPRHLQIIYEINQRFLNRVAAAFPGDVDRLRRMSLVEEGAVKRINMAHLCIAGSHAVNGVARIHSEILKKTIFKDFYELEPHKFQNKTNGITPRRWLVLCNPGLAEVIAERIGEEYISDLDQLRKLLSYVDDEAFIRDVAKVKQENKLKFSAYLEKEYKVHINPNSLFDVQVKRIHEYKRQLLNCLHVITMYNRIKKEPNKFFVPRTVMIGGKAAPGYHMAKMIIKLITAIGDVVNHDPVVGDRLRVIFLENYRVSLAEKVIPAADLSEQISTAGTEASGTGNMKFMLNGALTIGTMDGANVEMAEEAGEENFFIFGMRVEDVDRLDQRGYNAQEYYDRIPELRQIIEQLSSGFFSPKQPDLFKDIVKMLMHHDRFKVFADYEDYIKCQEKVSALYKNPREWTRMVIRNIATSGKFSSDRTIAQYAREIWGVEPTRQRLPAPDEKI, from the exons ATGTCCCGGCCCCTGACAGaccaggagaagagaaagcaaatcaGCGTGCGCGGCTTGGCCGGCGTGGAGAATGTCACTGAGCTGAAGAAGAACTTCAACCGGCACCTCCATTTCACCCTCGTAAAAGACCGCAATGTGGCCACCCCGCGAGACTACTACTTCGCGCTGGCCCACACTGTGCGCGACCACCTGGTGGGCCGCTGGATCCGCACGCAGCAGCACTACTATGAGAAGGACCCCAAG AGGATCTACTACCTGTCTCTGGAGTTCTACATAGGCCGGACGCTACAGAACACCATGGTGAACCTGGCCTTGGAGAACGCCTGTGATGAGGCCACCTACCAG CTGGGCCTGGACATGGAAGAGCTGGAGGAAATCGAGGAAGATGCAGGCCTGGGCAATGGAGGCTTGGGCCGGCTGGCGG CCTGCTTTCTGGACTCCATGGCAACGCTGGGCCTCGCTGCCTATGGCTACGGGATCCGCTATGAGTTTGGGATTTTTAACCAGAAGATCTGCGGGGGCTGGCAG ATGGAGGAGGCCGATGACTGGCTTCGCTATGGCAACCCCTGGGAGAAGGCCCGGCCTGAGTTCATGCTGCCTGTGCACTTCTATGGCCACGTGGAGCACACCAGCCACGGGGTCGAGTGGGTGGACACACAG GTGGTGTTGGCCATGCCCTACGACACGCCCGTGCCTGGCTACCGCAACAACTTCGTCAACACCATGCGCCTGTGGTCTGCCAAGGCCCCCAATGACTTCAACCTCAAGGACT TCAACGTTGGTGGCTACATTCAGGCTGTACTGGACCGCAACCTGGCCGAGAACATCTCTCGCGTCCTGTACCCCAATGACAAC TTCTTCGAAGGCAAGGAGCTACGGCTGAAGCAGGAGTACTTTGTCGTGGCTGCCACGCTCCAGGACATCATCCGCCGCTTCAAGTCCTCCAAGTTCGGCTGTCGAGACCCCGTGCGCACGAACTTCGATGCCTTCCCGGATAAG GTGGCCATCCAGCTCAATGACACTCACCCCTCCTTGGCCATCCCTGAGCTGATGAGGATTCTGGTGGACCTGGAGCGGCTGGAGTGGGACAAG GCATGGGACGTGACAGTGAGGACCTGCGCCTACACCAACCACACGGTGCTGCCCGAGGCCCTGGAGCGCTGGCCGGTGCACCTCATCGAGACGCTGCTGCCCCGACACCTCCAGATCATCTACGAGATCAACCAGCGCTTCCTTAAT CGGGTGGCAGCCGCCTTCCCCGGGGACGTCGACCGGCTGCGGCGCATGTCGCTGGTGGAGGAGGGCGCGGTGAAGCGCATCAACATGGCCCACCTGTGCATCGCCGGGTCGCACGCCGTCAACGGTGTGGCTCGCATCCACTCGGAGATCCTCAAGAAGACCAT CTTCAAGGACTTCTATGAGCTGGAGCCTCACAAGTTCCAGAATAAGACCAACGGCATCACCCCTCGGCGCTGGCTGGTTCTGTGTAACCCCGGGCTGGCAGAGGTCATTGCTGAG CGCATCGGGGAGGAATACATCTCAGACTTGGACCAGCTGCGCAAACTGCTCTCCTACGTGGACGATGAAGCCTTTATCCGGGATGTGGCCAAAGTGAAGCAG GAAAACAAGTTAAAGTTCTCTGCGTACCTGGAGAAGGAATACAAAGTCCACATCAACCCCAACTCACTCTTCGACGTCCAGGTGAAGCGGATTCATGAATATAAACGCCAGCTCCTCAACTGCCTCCATGTCATCACCATGTACAATC GCATCAAGAAGGAGCCCAATAAATTTTTCGTGCCTCGAACTGTGATGATTGGAGGGAAG GCCGCGCCTGGGTACCACATGGCCAAGATGATCATCAAACTCATTACAGCCATTGGAGACGTGGTCAACCACGACCCGGTGGTGGGAGACCGCCTGCGCGTGATCTTCCTGGAGAACTACCGAGTCTCGCTGGCTGAGAAAG TGATCCCGGCTGCCGACCTGTCCGAGCAGATCTCCACTGCGGGCACGGAGGCCTCAGGCACTGGCAACATGAAATTCATGCTCAATGGGGCTCTGACCATTGGCACCATGGACGGGGCCAACGTGGAGATGGCAGAGGAGGCGGGAGAggagaatttcttcatcttcGGCATGCGGGTGGAAGACGTGGACAGGCTTGACCAGAGAGG GTACAACGCCCAGGAGTACTACGACCGAATTCCCGAGCTTCGGCAGATCATCGAGCAGCTGAGCAGCggcttcttctcccccaaacagCCCGACCTGTTCAAGGACATCGTCAAGATGCTCATGCACCACGACCG GTTTAAAGTCTTTGCAGATTATGAAGACTACATTAAATGCCAGGAGAAAGTCAGTGCCCTGTACAAG AACCCGAGAGAGTGGACGCGGATGGTGATCCGGAACATAGCCACCTCGGGCAAGTTCTCCAGCGACCGCACCATTGCCCAGTATGCCCGGGAGATTTGGGGCGTAGAGCCCACTCGCCAGCGCCTGCCAGCCCCTGATGAGAAGATCTGA